TATGCGGGCTGCGTGTGTCGCCCGTCCTGCTGAATCGCCTCTCTCCGGCACGCCGTGCTGTTCCGCGCCCGGCCGTGCTTCCGCGCGAACTTCTCAGGACGGCCCCTGTGTCTGCATCCTCTTCCTCCCTTCCCACGTCCGCTTCCGCGCCTGCGCCGGTGGTCGACTCACCGCCCGCCGACTCACCGCCCGCCGTCGACGCGGACGTGTCCGTCCGGGGCACTGCCGGCACGGAGGCCCCTGCCCCGACCGTCGCGGAGCTGCTCGACTTCGTCCGCCGCACCGCGGAGGATGCCGCGCTCGTCGCCTCGCTCCCCCTCGACCCCGAGGGGCGGACCTGGCTGAGGCTCGACGGCCCCGGCGGCAGCGAGGCGTGGCTGATCAGCTGGCCGCCCGGCACGGGCACCGGCTGGCACGACCACGCCGAGTCGACGGGAGCGTTCACCATCGCCGCGGGCGCCCTCAGGGAGCACTCGCTCGCCGCACGGCTGCCCACCGACGGCTGGAAGACCCTCGAACTGAGCGAGGGAGTCGACCGGACCCGGCTTCTGGCGACCGGCCAGGGCAGGGCCTTCGGCCGGCACCACGTCCACGAGGTGCTCAACGAGTCCGGACACGAACACGCCGTGTCCGTGCATGCCTACTACCCGCCCCTTCCGCAGATCCGCCGCTACAGCCGCTCGGGCGCGGTGCTGCGCCTGGAGCAGACGGAACGCCCGGAGGACTGGCAGTGAGCGACGGAAGCGAGGCAGGGCAGGCCCCGGTGGGGATCGACGAGCTCCTCGAACAGGTGCGGTCCGGTTACGAGCGGATCGGCCCCGAGGAGGCCGCGACCGCAGCGGCCGAAGGCGCGCTGCTGGTCGACATCCGCTACGCGGCGCTGCGGGAGAAGGACGGGCTGATCCCCGGCGCACTGG
The DNA window shown above is from Streptomyces sp. Alt3 and carries:
- a CDS encoding cysteine dioxygenase, with protein sequence MSASSSSLPTSASAPAPVVDSPPADSPPAVDADVSVRGTAGTEAPAPTVAELLDFVRRTAEDAALVASLPLDPEGRTWLRLDGPGGSEAWLISWPPGTGTGWHDHAESTGAFTIAAGALREHSLAARLPTDGWKTLELSEGVDRTRLLATGQGRAFGRHHVHEVLNESGHEHAVSVHAYYPPLPQIRRYSRSGAVLRLEQTERPEDWQ